From Streptomyces sp. NBC_00370, a single genomic window includes:
- a CDS encoding DEAD/DEAH box helicase, which yields MTTSASPSHHLSPAFPGRAPWGTANKLRAWQETALGRYLEEQPRDFLAVATPGAGKTTFALTLASWLLHHHVVQQVTVVAPTEHLKTQWADAAARIGIKLDPDYSAGPVSKEYQGVAVTYAGVGVRPMLHRNRCEQRKTLVILDEIHHAGDSKSWGEACLEAFEPATRRLALTGTPFRSDTNPIPFVAYEEGNDGIRRSAADYTYGYGNALGDGVVRPVIFLSYSGNMRWRTKAGDEIEARLGEPMTKDAISQAWRTALDPRGDWMPNVLRAADQRLTEVRKGIPDAGGLVIASDQESARAYAKLIKEITGTKATVVLSDDTGSSKRIEDFDANEDRWMVAVRMVSEGVDIPRLAVGVYATTISTPLFFAQAVGRFVRSRRRGETASVFLPTIPNLLGFAGEMEVERDHVLDKPKKAGEDDLYAESEKEMAEAEKEQDEDTGEDDQMSFEALESDAVFDRVMYDGAEFGMQAHPGSAEEQDYLGIPGLLEPDQVQILLQKRQARQIAHSRKKPDDEADLLELPAERRPVVSHRELLELRKQLNTMVGAYVHQSGKPHGVIHTELRRVCGGPPSAEATAGQLGERIKKVQEWATRMR from the coding sequence GTGACTACTTCCGCCTCCCCCTCCCATCACCTCTCACCCGCCTTCCCCGGCCGGGCCCCCTGGGGTACCGCCAACAAGTTGCGCGCCTGGCAGGAGACGGCGCTGGGGCGGTATCTCGAGGAGCAGCCGCGTGACTTCCTCGCCGTCGCCACCCCCGGCGCCGGGAAGACGACCTTCGCGCTGACCCTCGCCTCCTGGCTGCTGCACCACCACGTCGTGCAGCAGGTGACCGTCGTCGCGCCGACCGAGCATCTGAAGACGCAGTGGGCCGATGCCGCGGCGCGGATAGGGATCAAGCTCGACCCCGACTACAGCGCCGGGCCGGTGAGCAAGGAGTACCAGGGCGTCGCCGTCACCTACGCGGGCGTCGGCGTGCGGCCCATGCTGCACCGCAACCGCTGCGAGCAGCGCAAGACCCTCGTCATCCTCGACGAGATCCACCACGCGGGGGACTCCAAGTCCTGGGGCGAGGCCTGCCTGGAAGCGTTCGAGCCCGCCACCCGCCGGCTCGCCCTGACCGGTACGCCGTTCAGGTCCGACACCAACCCCATCCCCTTCGTGGCGTACGAGGAAGGCAACGACGGCATCCGCCGCTCGGCCGCCGACTACACGTACGGATACGGCAACGCCCTCGGCGACGGCGTCGTCCGGCCGGTCATCTTCCTCAGCTACAGCGGCAACATGCGCTGGCGCACCAAGGCGGGCGACGAGATCGAGGCCAGGCTCGGCGAGCCGATGACGAAGGACGCCATCTCGCAGGCGTGGCGCACCGCGCTCGACCCGCGCGGCGACTGGATGCCCAATGTGCTGCGCGCCGCCGACCAGCGGCTCACCGAGGTGCGCAAGGGCATTCCGGACGCCGGTGGCCTGGTCATCGCGAGCGATCAGGAATCGGCGCGCGCCTACGCCAAGCTGATCAAGGAGATCACCGGTACGAAGGCGACGGTCGTCCTCTCCGACGACACGGGTTCGTCCAAGCGGATCGAGGACTTCGACGCGAACGAGGACCGCTGGATGGTCGCCGTCCGCATGGTGTCCGAGGGCGTCGACATCCCGCGGCTCGCCGTGGGCGTGTACGCGACGACGATCTCGACGCCGCTGTTCTTCGCGCAGGCCGTCGGCCGTTTCGTACGGTCCAGGCGGCGCGGCGAGACCGCGTCCGTCTTCCTGCCGACCATCCCGAACCTGCTCGGCTTCGCGGGCGAGATGGAGGTCGAGCGCGACCACGTGCTCGACAAGCCCAAGAAGGCCGGCGAGGACGACCTGTACGCCGAGTCCGAGAAGGAGATGGCGGAGGCCGAGAAGGAGCAGGACGAGGACACCGGCGAGGACGACCAGATGTCGTTCGAGGCGCTGGAGTCCGACGCCGTCTTCGACCGGGTCATGTACGACGGCGCCGAGTTCGGCATGCAGGCGCATCCGGGCAGCGCCGAGGAGCAGGACTACCTCGGCATCCCCGGGCTGCTCGAACCCGACCAGGTGCAGATACTGCTCCAGAAGCGGCAGGCGCGGCAGATCGCGCACAGCCGCAAGAAGCCGGACGACGAGGCGGATCTGCTGGAACTGCCCGCCGAGCGGCGGCCCGTCGTCTCCCACCGTGAACTGCTGGAGTTGCGCAAGCAGCTGAACACCATGGTCGGGGCGTACGTCCACCAGAGCGGCAAGCCGCACGGGGTGATCCACACGGAGCTGCGCCGGGTGTGCGGCGGGCCGCCGAGCGCCGAGGCGACGGCGGGGCAGCTGGGGGAGCGGATCAAGAAGGTCCAGGAGTGGGCCACCCGGATGCGGTGA
- a CDS encoding MFS transporter has translation MTALEPRDADVVHADVIRANAVEGFAPPAERREYVDDTGGVLGKTHRALSIGIVSVVLLIAFEATAVGTAMPVAARELHGIPLYAFAFSAYFTTSLFAMVFSGQWADRNGPLAPLATGISAFAAGLVISGTASSMWLFILGRAVQGLGGGLVIVALYVVVSRAYSERLRPSIMAAFAASWVVPSVVGPLAAGTITEHLGWRWVFLAIPVLIVAPLVLALPAIRRMAAGPADLAAPVRAFDRPRIRLALGISLGAGLLQYAGQDLRWLSLLPAAAGVALLVPAVLGLLPAGTWRAARGLPSVILLRGVAAGSFIAAESFVPLMLVTQRGLSPTMAGFSLAAGGATWALGSYLQSRPRMERHRERMMAAGMVLVAAAVAAAPSVLIESVPVWTLAVAWGVGCLGMGAVTASTSVLMLKLSAPEEAGANSASLQISDGLSNVLLLVVGGVAFAALGGGAVGEATVHASDATAAHPAAFVGVFLPMAAVALAGVWVATRVRTLQPQDEA, from the coding sequence ATGACCGCCCTGGAACCGCGCGACGCCGATGTCGTGCACGCCGATGTGATCCGCGCCAACGCCGTCGAGGGATTCGCTCCCCCGGCCGAGCGGCGCGAGTACGTCGACGACACCGGCGGGGTGCTGGGGAAGACCCATCGGGCCCTGAGCATCGGCATCGTCTCGGTCGTCCTGCTGATCGCCTTCGAGGCGACCGCCGTCGGTACGGCGATGCCGGTGGCCGCGCGGGAGCTGCACGGCATTCCGCTGTACGCGTTCGCCTTCTCCGCGTACTTCACCACCAGCCTCTTCGCGATGGTCTTCTCCGGCCAGTGGGCCGACAGGAACGGCCCGCTCGCGCCGCTGGCCACCGGGATCAGCGCCTTCGCGGCCGGGCTGGTCATCTCGGGGACGGCGTCCTCGATGTGGCTGTTCATCCTCGGCCGCGCCGTCCAGGGGCTCGGCGGCGGGCTCGTCATCGTCGCGCTGTACGTCGTCGTCAGCCGGGCCTACTCCGAGCGGCTGCGGCCCTCGATCATGGCGGCCTTCGCCGCGAGCTGGGTGGTCCCGTCCGTCGTCGGGCCGCTCGCCGCCGGGACGATCACCGAGCACCTCGGCTGGCGGTGGGTCTTCCTCGCCATCCCCGTCCTGATCGTCGCGCCGCTGGTCCTCGCCCTGCCCGCGATCCGCCGGATGGCGGCCGGCCCCGCCGACCTCGCCGCCCCCGTACGCGCCTTCGACCGGCCCAGGATCCGGCTCGCCCTTGGCATCTCGCTCGGCGCCGGGCTCCTCCAGTACGCCGGGCAGGATCTGCGCTGGCTCTCGCTGCTCCCGGCCGCCGCGGGGGTGGCGCTGCTCGTGCCCGCCGTCCTCGGCCTGCTGCCGGCCGGCACCTGGCGGGCGGCCCGCGGGCTGCCGTCCGTGATCCTGCTGCGCGGCGTGGCGGCCGGGTCGTTCATCGCCGCCGAGAGCTTCGTACCGCTGATGCTGGTCACCCAGCGCGGTCTGTCGCCGACGATGGCGGGCTTCTCGCTCGCGGCCGGCGGCGCGACGTGGGCGCTCGGCTCGTACCTCCAGTCACGACCGCGCATGGAGCGGCACCGCGAGCGGATGATGGCGGCCGGCATGGTGCTGGTCGCCGCGGCCGTCGCCGCGGCGCCGAGCGTGCTGATCGAGTCCGTACCGGTCTGGACACTCGCGGTCGCGTGGGGCGTCGGCTGCCTCGGCATGGGCGCGGTGACCGCGTCGACGAGCGTGCTGATGCTCAAGCTGTCGGCGCCGGAGGAGGCGGGCGCCAACTCCGCGTCCCTGCAGATCTCCGACGGCCTGTCGAACGTCCTCCTGCTGGTGGTCGGCGGCGTGGCCTTCGCGGCCCTCGGCGGCGGCGCGGTCGGGGAAGCCACGGTGCACGCGTCGGACGCGACGGCCGCGCACCCGGCCGCCTTCGTCGGGGTGTTCCTGCCGATGGCGGCGGTCGCGCTCGCGGGGGTGTGGGTCGCCACTCGGGTACGGACGCTCCAGCCGCAGGACGAGGCGTAG
- a CDS encoding DUF1269 domain-containing protein: MSNLFVVAYDDLATAQQVRDKLLSMNREYLVELDDIVVVERRAKDGKVKLHQTVNHAATGAVGGALWGSVIGLLFLVPLLGAAVGAAAGAAGGAATDTGVNDDFMRELSENLRPGAAAVFVLVKQAARDKVVPELAQFGGQLVQTSLSHDEENQLIDMAKAARAGAAAHTAVTG, from the coding sequence ATGAGCAATCTGTTTGTCGTCGCCTACGACGACCTCGCCACCGCCCAGCAGGTCCGGGACAAGCTCCTGTCCATGAACCGGGAGTACCTGGTCGAGCTGGACGACATCGTCGTCGTCGAGCGCCGGGCCAAGGACGGCAAGGTCAAGCTGCACCAGACCGTCAACCACGCCGCCACCGGGGCCGTGGGCGGGGCGCTGTGGGGGAGTGTCATCGGGCTGCTCTTCCTCGTGCCGCTCCTCGGCGCGGCCGTGGGCGCAGCGGCAGGGGCCGCGGGTGGGGCCGCCACCGACACCGGGGTCAACGACGACTTCATGCGGGAGCTCAGCGAGAACCTGCGCCCCGGCGCCGCCGCCGTCTTCGTGCTCGTCAAGCAGGCGGCCCGCGACAAGGTCGTGCCCGAGCTCGCGCAGTTCGGCGGTCAGCTCGTCCAGACCTCGCTCAGCCATGACGAAGAGAACCAGCTCATCGACATGGCCAAGGCCGCCCGCGCCGGTGCGGCCGCCCACACCGCAGTGACGGGATGA
- the mycP gene encoding type VII secretion-associated serine protease mycosin, with translation MRSSRGRSLGSKSAVASALGLLLFATAAAPAHADTVRQRQWHLDAMEASAVWKISTGRGVTVAVLDSGVDDSIADLRGQVLKGEDLSGLPGDESNDIDNHGTGMAALIAATGERGALNGSYGLAPGAKILPVRVPYAKERFGKGGIKDNFAQSMSKAIRFAVDHHAKVINVSVGNVAGGPELDDAVKYALGHDALVFAAAGNGAKTGNRPEFPAATPGVVGVGGLTKKAAHLPVSNFGPQVDISAPGEDIFNACAGGSEICEGSGTSSATALTSASAAVIWSKHPDWTNNQVLRVMLNTAGGAEDGAKRSDGLGYGAVRPLQALNDPGDPGPADEYPLPDLAAAASKSPSAPASQPAAGPKGDSTTQPAAVAASDSGGNTGLWVGIGIGVVVVIAAAAVALRVNSRRQAAATPPPPPPYASYPPPQGPSPYGYGPPQQGSPPQYGSAPQYGGGAPQYGPPPAGPPTSPPTPPPPRQ, from the coding sequence ATGCGTAGTAGTCGCGGGCGGTCGCTCGGATCCAAGTCTGCTGTCGCGTCCGCCCTGGGGCTGTTGCTGTTCGCTACGGCAGCAGCCCCCGCGCATGCGGACACGGTGCGTCAGCGGCAATGGCATCTGGACGCCATGGAAGCCTCCGCTGTGTGGAAAATCAGCACGGGCCGTGGGGTCACAGTCGCGGTGCTGGACTCGGGTGTGGATGACTCCATCGCCGACCTTCGCGGACAGGTCCTGAAGGGAGAGGACCTGTCCGGGCTCCCGGGAGATGAGAGCAACGACATCGACAACCACGGCACCGGAATGGCCGCGCTGATTGCGGCCACGGGTGAGCGGGGGGCGTTGAACGGGTCCTACGGTCTCGCGCCGGGTGCCAAGATTCTGCCCGTCCGCGTGCCTTACGCAAAGGAGCGCTTCGGCAAGGGGGGAATCAAGGACAACTTCGCGCAGAGCATGAGCAAGGCGATCCGGTTCGCCGTCGACCATCATGCGAAAGTCATCAATGTTTCGGTCGGAAATGTCGCAGGCGGCCCTGAACTTGATGACGCCGTGAAGTACGCCCTCGGCCATGATGCGCTCGTTTTTGCCGCAGCAGGTAATGGCGCAAAAACGGGCAACCGCCCGGAATTCCCCGCAGCGACGCCGGGCGTTGTCGGCGTCGGCGGCCTCACTAAGAAGGCCGCGCATCTCCCGGTGTCCAACTTTGGTCCCCAGGTGGACATTTCGGCGCCCGGTGAGGACATCTTCAATGCCTGTGCGGGCGGTAGCGAGATCTGCGAGGGCAGCGGCACCAGCTCCGCAACGGCCCTCACCTCCGCCTCTGCCGCTGTCATCTGGTCCAAGCATCCGGACTGGACGAACAACCAAGTACTTCGCGTCATGCTCAACACCGCCGGTGGCGCCGAAGACGGCGCCAAGCGCAGTGACGGGCTCGGCTACGGCGCCGTACGCCCCCTCCAGGCCCTGAACGATCCCGGCGACCCCGGTCCCGCCGACGAGTACCCTCTCCCCGACCTCGCCGCCGCCGCGTCCAAGTCGCCCTCCGCGCCCGCCTCCCAGCCCGCAGCCGGGCCCAAGGGCGACAGCACGACGCAGCCGGCCGCCGTCGCGGCGTCCGACAGTGGCGGGAACACCGGTCTGTGGGTGGGCATCGGTATCGGCGTGGTCGTCGTCATCGCCGCCGCGGCCGTGGCCCTGCGGGTCAACTCGCGCCGCCAGGCCGCCGCCACGCCTCCGCCCCCGCCGCCGTACGCCTCGTACCCGCCGCCCCAGGGCCCGTCCCCGTACGGCTACGGCCCGCCCCAGCAGGGCAGCCCGCCGCAGTACGGGAGCGCACCCCAATACGGCGGCGGCGCACCTCAATACGGCCCCCCGCCGGCCGGACCCCCCACCTCACCACCCACGCCACCGCCACCGCGGCAGTAG
- a CDS encoding WXG100 family type VII secretion target, which produces MTHEQLRALLSSADMSTAMSLAGKLTAAAKTIYDIGDELKTRVQLVNWEGTGAEAFKDWGDQTASATLNLSEYASNAGKWMEDVSQAIAEAHANMPPQSDTDDAKAALKTANTNLDALKDPANRHDPDRQTLTATYHTKATGAEAQLESTRLQAAQQMQKLAQTYVQSGTQINRFEPPTFPPPAGYLGDDWRQPESYVGAERSAYTGGGMGGAVGNAMYSDGGSSGGSKHYQPPGSDSALGVPVGGSHGGSHDVPNKGHVPQDPPVHLGIDSVDTAPPGTLPSAHSTTPPPNMNQVAPRPEGPPLPPPGAIPPAFGGSYGQQGGGRPGAMAPGRTFPGGAGGRPPALGTGGLNSRTPLGRESGIVGGRPVQSPSGRPPNRIPRGMVIGGEEGNGRQMMGRGMAGGGMGHGGAGGAGSGMAGGRRLASETGGVVGGRPQAGGRNSARPFTPGGSGLVRGATSGSGTGTGSGSGAMGRGGMAGAGRGRGGHGEEEHGERPDYLTEDEETWQQGDRRIVPPVID; this is translated from the coding sequence ATGACGCATGAACAGCTGAGGGCCCTGTTGTCCTCGGCCGACATGAGTACGGCGATGAGCCTCGCGGGGAAGCTGACGGCGGCGGCGAAGACCATCTACGACATCGGTGACGAGCTCAAGACCCGGGTCCAGCTGGTCAATTGGGAAGGCACGGGAGCCGAGGCCTTCAAGGACTGGGGCGACCAGACGGCCAGCGCCACCTTGAACCTGTCGGAGTACGCGAGCAACGCCGGCAAGTGGATGGAAGACGTCTCCCAGGCCATCGCCGAGGCGCACGCCAACATGCCGCCGCAGTCGGACACGGACGACGCCAAGGCGGCCCTCAAGACGGCCAACACCAACTTGGACGCCCTGAAGGACCCGGCGAACCGGCACGACCCGGACAGACAGACGCTGACCGCGACGTACCACACCAAGGCGACGGGTGCGGAGGCGCAGTTGGAGTCGACACGGCTCCAGGCGGCGCAGCAGATGCAGAAGCTGGCGCAGACGTACGTACAGTCGGGTACGCAGATAAACAGGTTCGAACCGCCGACGTTTCCGCCGCCGGCGGGTTACTTGGGCGACGATTGGCGCCAGCCCGAGAGCTATGTGGGTGCTGAGCGTTCCGCATACACGGGTGGAGGCATGGGAGGCGCGGTCGGCAACGCCATGTACTCCGACGGTGGTTCTTCCGGCGGGTCGAAGCACTACCAGCCTCCTGGCAGCGACAGTGCACTTGGCGTGCCCGTAGGCGGCAGCCACGGCGGCTCGCACGACGTCCCGAACAAGGGGCATGTGCCGCAGGATCCACCTGTGCACCTGGGCATCGACAGTGTGGACACAGCGCCTCCCGGGACGCTGCCGTCGGCGCACTCGACGACGCCTCCACCCAACATGAACCAGGTGGCTCCCCGCCCGGAGGGTCCGCCGCTGCCGCCGCCCGGAGCCATACCACCCGCCTTCGGCGGCTCGTACGGCCAGCAGGGCGGCGGGAGGCCCGGGGCGATGGCCCCGGGACGAACGTTTCCCGGCGGTGCCGGTGGCCGGCCGCCGGCGCTCGGTACCGGTGGGCTCAACTCGCGTACGCCGCTGGGACGTGAGTCCGGAATCGTCGGCGGACGCCCGGTGCAGTCTCCTTCCGGCCGCCCGCCGAACAGGATCCCGCGCGGCATGGTGATCGGCGGCGAAGAGGGCAACGGCCGACAGATGATGGGCCGTGGCATGGCCGGTGGCGGTATGGGCCACGGTGGCGCCGGCGGCGCCGGCAGCGGTATGGCGGGCGGGCGTCGGCTCGCCTCCGAGACCGGCGGTGTGGTCGGCGGCCGTCCCCAGGCGGGCGGAAGGAACAGTGCGCGGCCGTTCACTCCTGGTGGGTCAGGACTGGTCCGCGGTGCGACATCAGGATCGGGTACGGGCACAGGCTCGGGATCCGGAGCGATGGGGCGCGGCGGCATGGCCGGAGCGGGCCGTGGTCGAGGCGGGCACGGCGAGGAGGAGCACGGCGAGCGTCCCGACTACCTGACAGAGGACGAAGAGACCTGGCAGCAGGGCGACCGTCGGATTGTGCCACCTGTCATCGACTGA
- a CDS encoding xanthine dehydrogenase family protein molybdopterin-binding subunit, with protein sequence MSNDAATEAPTLEGPQQEPPAHGLGASLPPADARAKTEGTFPYAADLWAEGLLWAAILRSPHPHARIVSIDTAAAAEMPGVRAVVTHEDVLGDPAYGRHVVDRPVFASEVVRHHGEAIAAVAADHPDTARLAAAAIAVEYEVLDPVTDPEKAFAAEPLHPDGNLIRHIPLRYGDPDIQGEVVVEGLYRIGRQDPAPIGAEAGLAVPRPDGGVEIYTASTDPHTDRDLAAACFGLDQDRVKLVVTGVPGATGDREDPGFQIPLGLLALRTGCPVKLAATREESFLGHAHRHPTLLRYRHHADTEGRLVKVEAQILLDAGAYADSSSESLAAAVAFACGPYVVPHAFIEGWAVRTNNPPSGHVRGEGAMQVCAAYEGQMDKLAAKLGIDPAELRLRNALATGDILPTSQTVTCPAPVAELLRAVRDYPLPPLPKDTPEAAWLLPGGPEGAGEPGAVRRGVGYALGMVHMLGAEGADEVSTATVKVHDGIATVICAAVETGQGFSTLARQIVQETLGIDEVHVASVDTDQPPAGAAAHGRHTWVSGGAVERAAKMVRTQLLQPLAHKFGMSTELLQITDGKITSYDGVLSTTVMEAMDGKELWATAQCRPHPTEPLDGSGQGDAFVGLAFCAIRAVVDVDIELGSIRVVEMAVAQDVGRVLNPAQLATRIEAGITQGIGTALTENLRTTRGLVRRPDLTGYALPTSLDAPDIRIVKLVEERDVVAPFGAKPASAAPVVTSPAAVASAVRAATGRPVSRLPIRPQAAVAVPNS encoded by the coding sequence GTGAGCAACGACGCGGCCACCGAGGCCCCGACGCTCGAAGGTCCCCAGCAGGAACCGCCGGCGCACGGCCTCGGCGCCTCGCTGCCGCCCGCCGACGCCCGCGCCAAGACCGAGGGCACCTTCCCCTACGCCGCCGACCTGTGGGCCGAGGGCCTGCTGTGGGCCGCCATCCTGCGCTCCCCGCACCCGCACGCGCGCATCGTGTCGATCGACACGGCCGCCGCGGCCGAAATGCCCGGCGTACGGGCCGTGGTGACCCACGAGGACGTCCTCGGCGACCCGGCGTACGGCAGACACGTCGTCGACCGCCCCGTCTTCGCCTCCGAGGTCGTACGCCACCACGGCGAGGCCATCGCCGCCGTCGCCGCCGACCACCCCGACACCGCGCGGCTCGCCGCCGCGGCCATCGCCGTCGAGTACGAAGTACTCGACCCGGTCACCGACCCGGAGAAGGCGTTCGCCGCCGAACCGCTGCACCCCGACGGCAATCTGATCCGGCACATCCCGCTGCGCTACGGCGACCCCGACATCCAGGGCGAGGTCGTCGTCGAGGGCCTGTACCGCATCGGCCGCCAGGACCCCGCGCCCATCGGCGCCGAGGCCGGCCTCGCCGTACCGCGCCCCGACGGCGGCGTGGAGATCTACACCGCCTCCACCGACCCGCACACCGACCGCGACCTCGCCGCCGCCTGCTTCGGCCTCGACCAGGACCGGGTGAAGCTCGTCGTGACCGGCGTCCCCGGCGCCACCGGCGACCGCGAGGACCCCGGCTTCCAGATCCCGCTCGGCCTGCTCGCCCTGCGCACCGGCTGCCCCGTCAAACTCGCCGCCACCCGCGAGGAGTCCTTCCTCGGCCACGCGCACCGCCACCCCACCCTGCTGCGCTACCGCCACCACGCGGACACCGAGGGCCGGCTGGTCAAGGTCGAGGCCCAGATCCTGCTCGACGCGGGCGCCTACGCCGACTCGTCGTCCGAATCCCTGGCCGCGGCCGTCGCGTTCGCCTGCGGTCCGTACGTCGTACCGCACGCCTTCATCGAAGGCTGGGCCGTACGCACCAACAACCCGCCCTCCGGTCACGTACGCGGCGAAGGCGCCATGCAGGTCTGCGCGGCCTACGAGGGCCAGATGGACAAGCTGGCCGCCAAACTCGGCATCGACCCCGCCGAGTTGCGGCTGCGCAACGCCCTCGCCACCGGCGACATCCTCCCCACCAGCCAGACGGTGACCTGCCCGGCGCCCGTCGCCGAACTGCTGCGCGCCGTACGCGACTACCCGCTGCCGCCGCTGCCCAAGGACACCCCGGAAGCGGCCTGGCTGCTGCCCGGCGGCCCGGAGGGCGCGGGCGAACCGGGTGCGGTACGGCGCGGCGTCGGCTACGCGCTCGGCATGGTCCACATGCTCGGCGCCGAAGGCGCCGACGAGGTCTCCACGGCCACGGTCAAGGTCCACGACGGCATCGCCACCGTCATCTGCGCCGCCGTCGAGACGGGCCAGGGCTTCTCCACGCTGGCCCGGCAGATCGTGCAGGAGACGCTCGGCATCGACGAGGTCCACGTCGCGTCGGTCGACACCGACCAGCCCCCGGCGGGCGCCGCCGCGCACGGCAGACACACCTGGGTGTCGGGCGGTGCGGTGGAGCGGGCGGCCAAGATGGTCCGTACGCAGCTGCTCCAGCCGCTGGCCCACAAGTTCGGCATGTCGACCGAACTGCTGCAGATCACCGACGGCAAGATCACCTCGTACGACGGCGTGCTGTCCACCACCGTCATGGAGGCGATGGACGGCAAGGAATTGTGGGCGACGGCCCAGTGCCGCCCCCACCCCACCGAACCCCTCGACGGCTCGGGCCAGGGCGACGCGTTCGTGGGCCTGGCGTTCTGCGCGATCCGCGCGGTCGTGGACGTCGACATCGAACTCGGCTCGATCCGGGTGGTGGAGATGGCGGTCGCGCAGGACGTCGGCCGCGTACTCAACCCGGCGCAGCTCGCCACCCGTATCGAGGCGGGCATCACCCAGGGCATCGGCACGGCCCTGACGGAGAACCTCCGCACCACCCGCGGCCTGGTCCGCCGCCCGGACCTGACGGGCTACGCCCTGCCGACGTCGCTGGACGCCCCGGACATTCGCATCGTCAAACTGGTCGAAGAACGCGACGTGGTGGCCCCCTTCGGCGCCAAACCGGCGAGCGCGGCCCCGGTGGTCACATCCCCGGCAGCGGTCGCCTCCGCCGTCCGCGCCGCAACGGGCCGCCCGGTCAGCAGACTCCCGATCCGCCCGCAGGCAGCGGTGGCTGTTCCCAACTCGTGA
- a CDS encoding 2Fe-2S iron-sulfur cluster-binding protein, which yields MTTEENSGSGPRSGPGPGQGPDEQGGWRPVPHGGEYDAEATAFVQLPPEDAMDAPLAAPGHGYVPPQIVPLTPDPSVAGSWAQQPLDQGDTGGVRWPEPGAEHHPAAGHHPAQAVHDGYVTGQWDFGAAGAGQDTGERPADVTGQWRIPVAEGDLLDESGEYSSGLHTSPWSAGSAPATLPGGAPAPWATQPEPEPQPEAAEPGVEEAVPDQEAGPEPESLQEPVQEPLQEPLQEPLPEPEPEAAPLTSSNDSAEHAANSYVLRVNGADRPVTDAWIGESLLYVLRERLGLAGAKDGCSQGECGACNVQVDGRLVASCLVPAATAAGSEVRTVEGLAVDGEPSDVQRALANCGAVQCGFCIPGMAMTVHDLLEGNHAPSELETRQALCGNLCRCSGYRGVLDAVNEVVAERAASSEAAAAASEEARIPHQAPAGAGSAQAPHPNSHDGGMA from the coding sequence GTGACCACCGAAGAGAATTCCGGCTCCGGTCCCAGGTCGGGCCCGGGCCCCGGGCAGGGCCCCGACGAACAGGGCGGCTGGCGGCCCGTACCGCACGGCGGCGAGTACGACGCCGAGGCGACCGCGTTCGTGCAGCTGCCGCCCGAGGACGCCATGGACGCCCCGCTGGCGGCGCCGGGCCACGGATACGTACCCCCGCAGATCGTGCCCCTGACGCCCGACCCGTCGGTGGCGGGCAGCTGGGCCCAGCAGCCCCTGGACCAGGGCGACACGGGCGGTGTGCGCTGGCCCGAGCCGGGCGCCGAGCACCACCCGGCGGCCGGCCACCACCCGGCGCAGGCCGTGCACGACGGCTATGTGACGGGGCAGTGGGACTTCGGCGCGGCGGGCGCAGGACAGGACACCGGCGAGCGGCCCGCCGACGTCACGGGACAGTGGCGGATCCCGGTCGCCGAGGGCGACCTGCTGGACGAATCGGGCGAGTACAGCTCCGGGTTGCACACGTCCCCCTGGAGCGCGGGCTCGGCGCCCGCGACCCTGCCGGGCGGCGCTCCCGCCCCGTGGGCGACGCAGCCGGAGCCGGAGCCGCAGCCCGAGGCGGCCGAGCCCGGCGTCGAGGAAGCCGTACCCGACCAGGAGGCGGGCCCCGAACCCGAATCCCTCCAGGAGCCGGTTCAGGAGCCCCTCCAGGAGCCGCTCCAGGAGCCGCTTCCGGAACCCGAGCCCGAGGCCGCCCCCCTCACCAGCAGCAACGACAGCGCCGAACACGCCGCGAACTCCTACGTCCTGCGGGTCAACGGCGCCGACCGGCCCGTCACCGACGCCTGGATCGGCGAATCGCTGCTGTACGTACTGCGCGAGCGCCTCGGCCTCGCCGGCGCCAAGGACGGCTGCTCGCAGGGCGAATGCGGCGCGTGCAACGTCCAGGTGGACGGCAGGCTCGTCGCCTCCTGCCTCGTACCCGCCGCCACCGCGGCGGGCTCCGAAGTGCGTACGGTCGAAGGCCTCGCCGTGGACGGCGAACCGTCCGACGTCCAGCGGGCGCTGGCCAACTGCGGCGCCGTCCAGTGCGGCTTCTGCATCCCCGGCATGGCCATGACCGTCCACGACCTGCTGGAAGGCAACCACGCCCCCAGCGAGCTGGAGACCCGCCAGGCCCTCTGCGGCAACCTCTGCCGCTGCTCCGGCTACCGCGGGGTGCTCGACGCGGTGAACGAGGTCGTCGCGGAACGCGCGGCGAGCTCCGAAGCCGCTGCCGCCGCCTCCGAGGAAGCCCGCATCCCGCACCAGGCACCGGCAGGGGCGGGCAGCGCCCAGGCACCGCACCCGAACTCGCACGACGGAGGCATGGCGTGA